The following coding sequences lie in one Danio rerio strain Tuebingen ecotype United States chromosome 3, GRCz12tu, whole genome shotgun sequence genomic window:
- the si:dkey-204f11.3 gene encoding uncharacterized protein LOC100034401, with amino-acid sequence MDFQIEAPEIEIPEIEVPDVEFCEEMDVDCEMEADNAEGNEGGIEVEFEIKKRPCQTPRNPNQKIQHKSQSPRKVNVKDYLCFSVLSITLFNSLFLGTAAMCFSLKALNRKLKRDVKGAKKFSCLALAANICAVLATISTIIGVAVAISLTHYGHHKRGQCYVI; translated from the exons ATGGATTTTCAGATTGAAGCTCCAGAAATTGAAATTCCAGAAATTGAAGTTCCGGACGTGGAATTTTGTGAGGAAATGGACGTGGACTGTGAGATGGAGGCTGACAACGCAGAGGGCAATGAAGGGGGCATAGAAGTAGAATTTGAGATTAAAAAACGTCCTTGTCAAACACCTCGCAATCCAAACCAGAAAATCCAGCACAAAAGTCAAAGTCCTCGCAAAGTAAATGTAAAGGACTACTTGTGCTTCTCTGTGCTGAGCATCACCTTGTTCAACTCCCTGTTTCTGGGTACAGCTGCAATGTGTTTCTCCTTAAAG gcaCTGAACAGAAAGTTGAAGAGAGATGTCAAAGGAGCAAAGAAATTCAGCTGTTTAGCTTTGGCTGCCAATATTTGTGCCGTCCTTGCCACTATCTCCACCATAATTGGTGTTGCTGTTGCCATTTCACTTACTCATTATGGTCACCATAAACGTGGTCAAtgttatgtcatttaa